GGATCAGCAGGTTGACCGGCGTGCCGATCGCCAGCCGGCCGGCGCTGTCGGGGTAGGTTCCGATCACGCCGGTGCTGACCTGGCACGATCCGCGGCCAAGATCGGTGGTGGTGTTGACCTGGAGCTGGACATGATAGGCGGGTGCCTGGGCCAGCGCCGGCGATATGGTCGGCGGCGCGAATGCGGCGGCGGCCGGAAGCAGGACCAGGAGAAACGCACGTCTCATCGTCGCATATCCTTCGAAACCCGCCGTCCCGATGCCGTGGCCATGGGCAGCACACGGCTGTACGGCCGGCCGGGGCGAAATCCGTCGGGCGGAAATTATGCCTCGTCCTGCGGGGCGGAGGAAGCGGAGCGGACCGCGTCAGCCGGCGCTGCGCTGCCGATAGGCCCAGACCGAGGCCGGGGGGATGTTGGCCGCGACGAAGCCGACGCGGCGGCCGGCCAGGCCCAGCTTGTCGCGCGGCAGCGGCGAGGAGAGGGCGTAGGTGTAGAGCACCACCTGCCGCCCCTTCGGCATCACCGAATAAGCCGAATCGAGGATCGCCTGCTGCTCCTCCAGCGTCAGCAGCAGCATCGGGATGCCGCACACCGTGGTGCCGACCTTGCCGACCACCTCGGGCGGCAGGATCTCGGCCAGCCGGCGGGCGTCGCCCTCGATCACGTGGATGCCGGGGAAGGTGTCGCGCAGATGCTGCGCCATCTCCGGGTTGATCTCGAGCACGTAGAGGCGCTCGGCCGGAACGCCGCGCTCCAGGATGCCGCGGGTGATGGCCCCGGTGCCGCCGCCCAGCTCGATCACGTACTCGTCGGGCGCGCGCACGATCTCCTGGGTCAGCCGGCGCTTCAGGGCGGGCGAGGACGGCGTCACCGATCCCACCTCGCGGGGGTTGGCGAGCCAGCGGCGGAAGAACAGCCAGGGATTCATATCCGGCCGGTCTTGGCCGGCTTTGCGGTCGGTCATCGAGCAACGGGTCCTTGCGACGTCGAACGGATGGAGGCGTCCGATCCTCCGGGCGACGAACGCTTGATGCTCCGATCCGTTTCCGATCGCAAGATCATCGCGGATCGCCGGTGCTCCCCGGCGGGCGCGGTGCAGCCATGCCGGCGGCAGGGGGCGAGGGGGCGGCTTGCTGTTGACGGTGCGGTCGGCCGCGACAGAAAAGGAACCTAGTTCTGCGCCCAGTGCAACGATCGGTACAGCTCTTCATGACAGAGACAACATTCGGGAGGACGGCCGCGCCGGCCGCCGCCAATTCCACCGGCCGGATCGTGATGGCGAGCCTGGTGGGCACCGCCATCGAGTTCTACGATTTCTACATCTACGGCACGGCCGCGGCCCTGGTGTTCGGCCCGGTGTTCTTCCCGCAGGAATCGGATGCGGCGCAGCTGCTCCTCTCCTTTGCCACCTTCGCCATCGCCTTCATCGCCCGGCCGGTCGGGTCGGCCCTGCTCGGTCATTTCGGCGACCGCGTCGGCCGCAAGGCGACGCTGGTGGCGTCGCTGCTGCTGATGGGCGTCTCGACCACGCTGATCGGCGTCTTGCCCGGCTACGCCGCGATCGGCTGGCTGGCGCCGGCGCTACTGTGCCTGATGCGCTTCGGCCAGGGGCTGGGGCTCGGCGGCGAATGGGGCGGGGCGGCGCTGCTGGCGGTCGAGAACGCCCCGGCCGGCAAGCGCGGCTGGTTCGGCATGTTCCCGCAGCTCGGCGCCCCGATCGGGTTCCTCGCCGCCAACGGGCTGTTCCTGCTGCTGGCGTTGGGGCTGGATGACGAGCAGTTCCGGGCCTGGGGCTGGCGCGTTCCCTTCCTGCTCAGCGCAGCGCTGGTGGCGGTCGGCCTCTATGTCCGGCTGAAGCTGGTCGAGACACCGGTGTTCCGCGAGGCGATGGAGCGGCAGGAGCGGGTGCGCGTGCCGATCGGCGAGGTGCTGACGCGCAACACCCGGATCACCATCCTCGGCACGCTGGCGATGGTGTCCTGCTACGCCCTGTTCTACATCACCACGGTGTTCGCCCTCGGCTACGGCACCAAGGCGCTCGGCTATTCGCGCCAGGCCTTCCTCGGGCTGGAATGCTTCGCCATCGTCTTCCTCGGCCTCGGCATCCCGCTCTCCTCCTGGCTCAGCGACCGGCTCGGGCGGCGCCCGGTGTTGATCGTCGGCGGCATCCTGACGGCGCTGTTCGGCTTCGCCCTGGCCCCGCTGCTGGGCAGCGGTTCGGTGCTGCTGGTGACC
The sequence above is drawn from the Inquilinus sp. Marseille-Q2685 genome and encodes:
- a CDS encoding class I SAM-dependent methyltransferase, which translates into the protein MTDRKAGQDRPDMNPWLFFRRWLANPREVGSVTPSSPALKRRLTQEIVRAPDEYVIELGGGTGAITRGILERGVPAERLYVLEINPEMAQHLRDTFPGIHVIEGDARRLAEILPPEVVGKVGTTVCGIPMLLLTLEEQQAILDSAYSVMPKGRQVVLYTYALSSPLPRDKLGLAGRRVGFVAANIPPASVWAYRQRSAG
- a CDS encoding MFS transporter gives rise to the protein MASLVGTAIEFYDFYIYGTAAALVFGPVFFPQESDAAQLLLSFATFAIAFIARPVGSALLGHFGDRVGRKATLVASLLLMGVSTTLIGVLPGYAAIGWLAPALLCLMRFGQGLGLGGEWGGAALLAVENAPAGKRGWFGMFPQLGAPIGFLAANGLFLLLALGLDDEQFRAWGWRVPFLLSAALVAVGLYVRLKLVETPVFREAMERQERVRVPIGEVLTRNTRITILGTLAMVSCYALFYITTVFALGYGTKALGYSRQAFLGLECFAIVFLGLGIPLSSWLSDRLGRRPVLIVGGILTALFGFALAPLLGSGSVLLVTVFLCLGLFLMGLIFGPMGAFLPELFPTRVRYTGASLTYNLAGILGASLAPYIAQTLVEQGGLGWVGGYISIAAVISVAAVWLIRETHDQDLTRVGR